The sequence below is a genomic window from Sphingomonas crusticola.
CGGTTCGTGGCAGCCCGTACAAGCTCAATCTCGTTGCGGGCCTGATCCGCGGCAAGAAGGTCGGCGACGCGCTCAACATCCTGTCCTTCTCCACCAAGGCGATGGCTGTCGATGTTCGCAAGTGCCTGGCCTCGGCCATTGCGAATGCCGAGAACAATCACAATCTCGACGTCGACGCGCTGGTCGTGAAGGAAGCGTCGGTTGGCAAGGGCCTCGTCATGAAGCGCTTCGCCACCCGTGCCCGCGGCCGCAGCGCGCGCATCGTCAAGCCGTTCAGCCGCCTTCGCGTGGTCGTCCGCGAGCAGGAAGAAGCATAATGGGTCATAAATCCAACCCCATCGGCCTGCGGCTGCAGATCAACCGCACCTGGGACAGCCGCTGGTATGCCGAGGGCGAGAGCTACGCGAAGCTGCTGCTGGAGGATCTCAAGATCCGTCAGTACATCTTCAAGACGCATCCCCAGGCTGCGATCTCGAAGGTCGTCATCGAGCGTCCGGCCAAGCTGGCCCGTATCTCCGTCTATGCCGCACGTCCAGGCGTGATCATCGGCAAGAAGGGTGCGGACATTGAAAAGCTGCGCCGCACGCTTGG
It includes:
- the rplV gene encoding 50S ribosomal protein L22, encoding MSKPASPRKVGDKEALAVDTSVRGSPYKLNLVAGLIRGKKVGDALNILSFSTKAMAVDVRKCLASAIANAENNHNLDVDALVVKEASVGKGLVMKRFATRARGRSARIVKPFSRLRVVVREQEEA